The Corynebacterium atypicum genome contains the following window.
TCTCATGCTTATTTCTCAGCGACCGGCCTTGAGCGAAGAGGTTGTCGACGACTCACGCTCGCGCTTCATCATCGAGCCCCTCGAGCCGGGTTTCGGTTACACCTTGGGTAACTCGTTGCGCCGCACGCTACTGTCTTCGATCCCGGGCGCGGCCGTGACCAGCGTCAAGATCGACGGCGTGCTGCACGAGTTCACTACCATCAGCGGCGTGAAGGAGGATGTCTCTGACATCATCTTGAACGTCAAGTCGCTGGTGCTGTCGTCGGATTCCGATGAGCCAGTGGTGATGTACTTGACCAAGGAAGGCCCGGGCGAGGTCACGGCCGCGGATATCCAGCCGCCGGCTGGGGTGGAGATCCACAACCCGGATCTGCACATCGCGTCGCTGAACGAGCAGGGCTCGTTGACCATCGAGTTCGTCGTGGAGCGTGGCCGCGGCTACGTTCCGGCGGCGACGGCGAGCGGGGAAATTGGCCGCATTCCGGTGGACCAGATCTACTCGCCGGTGCTCAAGGTCAGCTACAAGGTCGAGGCGACTCGCGTCGAGCAGCGCACCGACTTTGACAAGCTGATTATCGACGTCGAGACGAAGAACTCGATTTCCGCCCGCGACGCGATGGCTTCGGCGGGCGGCACCCTGGTCGAGTTGTTTGGTCTGGCCCGGGAGCTCAACACCCAGGCGGAGGGCATCGAGATCGGGCCCTCGCAGCAGGAGACGGAGTACCTGGCCGCCTACGGGATGCCGATCGAGGAGCTGAACTTCTCGGTGCGTTCCTATAACTGCCTGAAGCGCCAGGAGATCCACACCGTGGGAGAGCTGGCGGAGTGCACGGAGTCTGACCTGTTGGACATCCGTAACTTCGGGCAGAAGTCCATCAACGAGGTCAAGATCAAGTTGGCCGGGTTGGGGCTTACCCTCAAGGATGCCCCGGAGGATTTCGACCCGACGCAGCTCGAGGGCTATGACGCCGAGACTGGTGGGTTTATTGACGATGAAGCTGAGGATACCGAGTAGCCCGCACGCTCACTAACTTTTTTACGAGGAGTATCACATGCCTACCCCGAAGAAGGGCCGCCGCCTCGGCAACTCCGCGGCTAACCAGCGCAAGATTCTGGCGGATCTCGCTGCGTCGCTGTTCGAGCACGGCTCCATCAAGACGACGGATGCGAAGGCGAAAGCGCTGCGTCCGTACGTTGAGAAACTGATTACCAAGGCCAAGCGCGGCACCCTGGCCGACCTGCGCCAGGTGGCCCGCAAAGTGCCGAACAAGGCTATCCTGCAGCACCTGTTCGATGACCTCGCCCCCAAGTTCGAGGGCCGCGAGGGCGGCTACACCCGCATCGTGAAGCTGGAGAACCGCACCGGCGACAACGCGCCGATGTCGCAGATTTCCCTGGTGCTCGATCCAGTCGAGGCCAAGAAGACCTCGCGCGCCGATCGCGTTGCCGCCTCGCAGCAGGCTGAGGCCGCTAAGTCCGAAGAGGCCGAGGAGGCCGACGCTTCCGCGGCGGAGTCTGAGGATGCTGAGGCTGAGGTCGAGGCGGAGGACGCCGAGAAGGCCGACGAGGCCGTGGCCGAAGATGCTGCCGAAAAGTCCGAGGACGGCTCCGAAGCTGAGCAGAAGTAGCTTGGTCCAGGTGCGGGCGCGTGAGCGCCTGCAGGCTGGTTGATGCACACCCCGCGCCCGAAGTTGTGGGCGCGGGGTTTTGCTATGCCGCATCCCCAACGGCGACACGTCGGACGTCTGGTGTGGGCTTGTCCAGGCGGTGATTCTCCCCGAACCGGGGCAGTTACAAAGGTGTGAGAAACTGTTTACTTTCGCCCCGAGGGGTGGGTGTGAGGTCCCCTAAGAGTGCACACGGATTGCAATAAACGCAGCTCGTGCACATAGTTGGCGGCGCCCGGCGTGTGGGAAAAAATTCACTTGATGTTCACAATCCGGGGTAACAGGCAGGTGGAAAGGCATTTTTTTGCAGCTGCATGAGCACTGCAAGTTGTAAAATAGCGGGCGATTGCGGTCTCCGCAGTCGTAGTTTTGGTTGACCACAGCCCAGGTTGCGCTCGCCGGAGCCTTTGCCAGAGTGACCTCAGACGGAGGGGCCGGCCGAGGTGCGACGAGAGGGCAAAGAAAGGAAGAGTATGGCTAACGAGCACCAACTAAAAGAGCTTTTCGACGCGACTGCCTTTGATAACGAGGGCGAGAAGCTAGGTTCGGTTAAGGAGATCTTTGTCGACGACAACACGGGCGACCCGACCTTTGTCGAGGTAAGCCACGGCCTGTTCGGTATGAGCTCCAGCTTGGTTCCGCTGCGCGGCGCTTCCTTCGACGCAGGCGAGCTGAAGCTTGCCTTTGTCAAGGACAGGATCAAGGATGCCCCGGATCTGGACTCTGATCGCAACTTGACCAGCGAGCAGCAGGAAGAGCTGTACCGGCATTACGGCGTTGCAGACGCCCCGGGTATCGCCGGATTCCATCACGACGAGCCCCGCGAAGAGGCCCACGACGAGGCCCACGACGAGGCCCACGACGGCCCCGCGGGCGTCGGTGCCGCTGGCGCGGACGCTGAAGCCGGCGGCAAGCACGCCGTGGTAGAAGAGAAGGCCCCGAGCCGCGAGGCCGACCCCTCGGCCGCGGCCACTGAGCCCGCAGGCCAGCCGGATGAGGTCGTGCGCGCTGAGGAGCGCCTCAACGTCGATAAGGACCGCGTCGCCTCCGGCGAGGCTCGGCTGCGCAAGTACGTCGTCGAGGACACTGAGACGGTAGAGGTCCCCGTGACCCGCGAGGAAGTGCGCCTGGAGCGCACCCCGATCTCTGCGGAAGAGGCGAAGAACTACACCGGCACTATCGGTGAGGAAGAAGCCTCGGTGACGCTGCACGAGGAGCGGGTTAACGTCAACAAGGAGACTGTCCCGGTAGAGAAGGTCTCCCTGAAGAAGGACCAGGTTGAGGACACTGAGACCATCCAGGAGACCGTGCGCAAGGAGCAGTTCGATACCGACGGTGTCGATCCGAACGCGCCGCAGAAGTAGCAGCCGGTGAACGCGAACGTGACGCCCGTGTACGCAGGGCGGAGCTAGCGGTTTTCCGGGCCCTCTGCTTGCCTCATGGCCCGTGCCAGGCGCGGCGTTGTTAACCTGTGCCCAGGCCCGAGCGACGTCACGCGCCGGGGAAGGTAATGTGCCTCGCGCTCGCGTCGACCGAGCAACGCGAAGCCGGAGCGCGGCGGGGCAGAAAGGTGGTTGTCGATGCGCCTGCGGCTTGAGCTGGCCTACGACGGAACGGATTTTCATGGTTGGGCGGCTCAGAAGGACCCGCAGCTGCGCACGGTCGAAGGCGAGCTGACGCGGATTCTCGAGCTCGTGTTGCGCGAGCCGATCACGCTCACCGTCGCCGGGCGCACAGACGCGGGCGTTCATGCCCTCGGTCAGGTGGCCCACCTGGACGTGTCCCAAGCGGCGCTAGAGCAGCGCTCGCTCGACGGTCAGCCGGAGCGGCTGGTGCGCCGGATCGCCAAGCTCACGCCGTCGGACATTGTCGTGCGTGCGTGCACCGAGGCTCCCGCCGGCTTCGACGCCCGCTTTTCTGCCTTGCGTCGCCGCTACCGATACCGGGTGACCACGGCGCTTTCAGGCCCCGCCCCGACGCATGCGCGCGATACCGCCAGTTACGCCAAACCGGTGGATCTCCAGCGGATGAATCAGGCGGCCGAGCAGCTAACCGGCCTCAATGACTTCGCGGCCTTCTGCCGGGCCAAACCCAACGCCACGACGATTCGCGATCTGCAGGAGTTCTCCTGGCGGGACATCTCTACCCCCACTGAGCCCTCGCTCTACGAGGCAACCGTGGTCGCGGACGCCTTTTGCTGGTCGATGGTGCGCTCGCTGGTCGGCTGTTGCCTGGCGGTGGGCGAGGGGAGGCGCACAACCGAGTTCGCCGCCAGTTTGCTCGCGCAGTCCACGCGGTCCTCGGCGATCCCGGTGGCGCCCGCTCGCGGGCTCACGCTGCTGGGGGTGGAATATCCGCCGGACGCGGAGCTTGCCCACCGCGCGGACTCCACGCGCGCGAAAAGGCACCCGGGGATGCTCGACGGAGGGGGCTGCTAGCCGGAGGGAACCGGGCCCGGGACCTTGCGCGTCTGTAAGCGTTGGGGAGGAACCCCAAGGCGAGGAAAGTGGGGTAGCGCTGATGGCGGGTGGATCGACGAGCCGGCTCGAGGGGGCGCGCTCCGGGACGCGCGAATCGGCGGCGGGCGGTAAGCAGAATGCGAGCCACAAGCCGCGGGGGGAGGAGGACGCGCGAGTTCAGCCCCCAGGGCCCGCGCCCACCACGCGGGCGCAGGTTTCGGGGCATCGTTTTTTGAGCCGCCGGATCCGGCACGGACTGGTCTTTGGCGATATCCGGATGATCCACGATCCGCTGGCCCGGCGGCGCAGGGCCGCTATCTTTGGGGTCGTCGCCGCGGTGCTGGCCGCGGCGTGCGCAGGCCTGATGGCGCTGATTGACCCGGCCCCGGACCCGGGGAGGCTGCTATCGTGCGCACCGACACAGGGGCGCTGTTCGTCCGAGTGGACGGGCGCCTGCACCCGGTGGAGAACCTGGCGTCTGCCCGGCTGATCGCCGGTGCGCCCGAGGAGCCCGCGTCCATCTCGGCGGCCGCGCTGTCGCAAGAGCACCTCGGCGCCGCCCTCGGCATTCCACTTGCCCCCGGCGTCTTCGCAGCCGAACCCGTCGCACAGTTGCACTGGTTAGCCTGCGTCGCGCACTCGGGCGCGGTGACCGTCGCGGCGCAGGAAAGCGCTATCCCGCTGAGCGCCGATGAGGCGGTGCTCGCGCGCACGGAGGCGGGCACGCAGCCGACAACGTGGATGCTGACCAGCAAAGGCAGGATTGCGCTGCCCGAGGGCGATACCCATGAGGGGAGGACCGTCGGGCGCCGGCTAGGTATTGACTCCACGACTCCCACGTGGCGGGTGCCCAGCGACGTTATCGCGGCTGCCCCGGAGCTTGCCCCGGTTGCCGCTCCCGACCCGCTGCCCGAGGTGCGGCTCAGCGACGGCGAGTACTGGGCTCGCTCGGAAGAGGGCGCATCAACCCTCACCGAGCTGCAGACCCAGGTGCTGATGGACTTAGGCGCAGAGCACCGCAATCTGAGCGGAGGCGAGCGCGCCGAACTCGCCGGCGCGCCGGTGGCCGAGCCGGTGCAGCTGCCGGACCGCGCGCCGAACTTTGTGGACCTTCACGGCGAGCAGCTGTGCACCGCAGGTCCCGGGCAAGCGATCTTTCGTCTGCCGGAATCGGGGGCAGAAACCGGGCCGGAGCTAGACGATGCACACCTCGAGTCCGCCGCGGCCGGGAAGGTCGGTGCGGAGTCGAGGGGAGCCGGCGTCGGCCCGCGTGGCGCGGTGCCGGTACCCGCCGGTGGTCTGGCCGATTTCTTCCTCGGTCCGCGTGCGGGGGCTATCAGCGTGGATACGGGGATGGGCGTGCAGGTAGTGACCGATAACGGGATTCGCCACCGGGTGCCTGATGAAGGGGCGGCGGCCGCGCTAGGCCTGCCAGAGCCCACCGGTGGTTGGTGGCCGGCGTTGCGGTTGCTGCCGGAGGGCCCGCCCCTAGACGCGGCGACGGCCCGGCAGGTGGTGGTCCCGTCTGCGCGACCTTAGCTGCCGAGAGGGGATAGGCTTGCCACATGGCAGTTTCCGGCACGGTAAGAAAGATAGTTGCGAGCATTACCGACGCCCTGCCGATTGGCCGTGGCGTGGACTATCGCCCGGTCACACCGGTGGGTTGGTTTGCGCACGAGCAGGCGGTAGCGAAGCTGACCGAGAGCTTCGCTCAGATCCCCCCGGCAGAAAGGGTGCACCTGGCCAAGAGCACCTCGAACCTTTTCCGGGGCCGCTCCGGGCGGGGCAAGGGGCTGGACGTCTCCGGCTTGGATGGCGTGATCGCCGTCGATCCGGTCGAGCGGACCGCGGATGTACAGGGCATGTGTACATACGAGGACGTGGTCGATGCGACCCTTCCCTACGGGCTCGTGCCCACCGTGGTGCCCCAGCTGAAGACCATCACCCTCGGCGGCGCGGTGACGGGTATGGGCGTGGAGTCCAGCTCGTTTCGGGCGGGGCTGCCCCATGAGGCGGTCCTCGAAATGGACGTCTTAACCGGCACGGGCGAGGTGGTCACGTGCTCTCCGGATAAGAACGTCGATCTCTACCGCGGCTTTCCAAATTCCTACGGCAGCCTGGGATATGCGGTGCGGCTGAGGATCCAGCTCGACCCGGCAGCGAAGTTCGTCGAGCTGCGCCATGTGCGCTACCACTCGGCAGCGCAGCTGGCCGGTGACCTCGAGCACATCTGCCGGGATAAGGAGTTCGCCGGGCAGCGGGTCGACTTCCTCGACGGCGTGGCGTTTTCCCCGAACGAGCTCTACCTGAGCCTGGGGCGCACCACCGAGGAGGCCGGCCCAGTGAGCGACTACACGCGTACCAAGGTCTATTACCGCAGCCTGCAGCACCCTTCTGGGGTCTTACGCGATCGGCTGACGCTGCGCGACTACCTCTGGCGCTGGGACATCGACTGGTTCTGGTGCTCGCGGGCCTTCGGGGCTCAAAGCGAGCTGGGCCGGGCGCTCTGGCCGCGAGCGTTGCGGCGCAGTAGCTTCTACTGGAAGCTCATTGGGCTGGACCGCAAATACGATATCGAGCACCGGCTGACCTGTGCTCGCCGCGGCGAACCGCATCGCGAGCGGGTGGTACAGGACATCGAGATCACCACGGACAAAGTGGCCGAGTGGCTAGAGTGGTTCTTTGCAGCCTGCGATATCCAGCCGGTGTGGCTGTGCCCGATCCGGCTGCGCGAAGGCGCCTCGGCGCTCGTGGGTACTGGCGAGGTTGTCGCTTCCGCCGAGAGCCCTTGGCCGCTCTACCCGCTGCAGCCGGGAAAGACCTGGGTGAACGTGGGGTTTTGGTCGGCGGTTCCGGGCGACCACATGGGAGCAGATTCCAGCCCAGGGGCATTCAACAGGCGCATCGAAGAGGAGGTGCACCGGCTGGGCGGCCACAAGTCGCTCTACTCGGAGGCCTTCTACACCCGCGCGCAGTTCGCCGAGCTCTACGGCGGCGATCTGCCGGAGCGCCTCAAGGCGGTGTACGATCCCGCCGCCCGCTTCGCCGGGCTGTATGAAAAGACGGTGGGCGGCGCCTAACCGCACTTGAAGGCCCGGGTGGGTGCCCTGGTGCGGGCCGGCTGGCACTCGAACCGGCTGGAACATTGCCGATAGCGAGATAAAATAGTTTTTTGCACCGAGTAAAAGAAAGGATTAAGAGCTCATGGCCGCTCCGCAGGACGTAATGACGGTTGGCGAGATCATCGATGCGCTCATCGAGAAGCCGAACCCGTTTTATTGGAAGGCCTTCGATGGCTCTACCGCGGGTAGCCCGGACGCCCGCTACACGGTGCGTATCACCAGCCCTGAGGGGTTGTCTTACATCGCGACCAACCCCGGGGACGTGGGGCTGGCCCGCGCCTGGGTCACCGGTGGGCTAGAGGTTGAGGGCGAGCACCTTGCGCATCCGTATGGGGTATTCGACTCGCTGCAGAAGCTCTACGGGAACTTCCGCAAACCAGGGTTCAAGGAAATCACGAGGATCTATCGCTCCCTGCGCAAGATGGGAGCACTTCAGATCCAGCCGATCCCGGAGGCAGAGGAGGCGTCTTTCCTCGAGCGCTCGTTGCGCGAAGGACTTTCGCGGCACTCGAAGCAGCGCGACAAGGACGTGATCTCGGCCCACTATGACGTGGGAAATGAGTTCTACGAGTTGTTCCTGGGCGACTCGATGACGTACACCTGCGCCTACTATCCGCACCAGGACGCAACTCTTGATGAGGCCCAGGAAAACAAGTATCGATTGATTTTTGAGAAGCTGCGCCTGAACGAAGGCGACTGGTTGCTTGATATCGGTTGCGGTTGGGGCGGGATGGCCCGCTTCGCCGGCAAGCGTGGCGTGCATGTGATCGCGGTGACCCTCTCGCGAGAGCAGGCCGAGTGGGCGCAGGCGGCCGTCGTGCGCGACGGGCTGGAGGGGCTTGTCGACGTCCGCTTCCAGGATTACCGCGACGTCCCTGAGGAAGGCTTCGATGCGATCAGCTCGATCGGCCTCCTCGAGCACGTGGGCGTGAAGAACTACGCCAGCTACTTCGAGTTTCTCTCAGGTAAGCTGCGCCCCGGCGGATTGATGCTCAACCACTGCATCACCTACCCGGATAACCATAAGACGCGCAAAGGCGAGTTTATTGACCGCTACATTTTCCCGGACGGGGAGCTGACCGGCTCAGGAACTGTGATCCGAAAGATGCAGGATCACGGCTTTGAGGTCTTGCACGAGGAGAACTTGCGCCACGACTACCAGCACACCTTGCACGATTGGTGCGAGAACCTCAAAGCCAATTGGGATCGTGCGGTAGAGCTCGCCGGGCTGGAGACGGCGAAACTCTGGGGCATGTACATGGCAGGCTCGGAGTGGGGCTTCGAGCACAACATCGTTCAGCTGCACCAGGTGCTTGGGGTGAAGTTGGACGAGAAGGGCAGCCGTGCCGGCGTGCCGGACCGGATGTGGTGGCAGCCTTAACGGGCGGCGCATAGTCCTCGCTGTTGTCGCCGGGCTTTCATCGCCGCTTCTGGTCTGGGTCATCATGGTTATTTTGATGATCGCCCATGCGGGGACCGGCGGCAGGTACCCCGGCCCGGAATAGCTGTAGCGACCAGCCAAATAACTACTGCCGCGGCGATAGCGATTGCCAGCGCTCGGCGCATGGGGCCGGTGTCCGCCCGCTCCGGTGTGGCGATAGCACCCCGGGTCCCAAAATCTTGGGTATCGTCCGGGGCCACCCCGCGAAGGTGCGCCAGGGCCTGGTCGGGGTCAAGCGCCCCGGCCGGGGGTTGCGCGATCTGCAACAGGCGCTCGCGCATCTCGGCGGGGCTTTCCTCGGGGTAGCGCTCGAAGAGGGCGGCGGCCAGCCCGCTGACGTAGGGGGCGGCGAAGCTGGTGCCGGTAAATTCACGCTCATTGAGGGTCGCAGGATCAACCACGCCGCGGGTGAGTCCCGGCCCGGTGGGATCCAGCGCTACCGGGATGGTGCCCGGGCCGGCGAGCGCACCTGCACCAGGGTGAAGTGAGTATTCTGCCGGGCGGTGAGCAGCGTCCAGCGCCCCGACTGCAAGGACAGTGGACGCAAACGCAGGGTAAACCACCGAGTCGGGGGCGCAGCGTGCCGAAGCGTTTCCGGCGGCTGCGACTACTACGGCTCCGGCCTCCTCGGCGCGGGCGAGAGAGTCATCGAGGCGCCCGGTATCCAGCTGCTGGGCGTGCGCAGGCTCCACGCAAGAGACCACAGACACGTTGATGACGCGGGCACCGGCATTGACGGTTCGCTCGATCGCTTCGGCCAGGCTGCCCAGGTCCCCGGCTCCGGGCGCTGCGGGATCCGAGGCACCGTCGCCGGAGGCTGGGCGTCGGTAGTGGGCATTGGTCTGCCGGATGCTTAAGACCTGCGCATCCGGGGCGATGCCCGAAAGTCCGTCGCCGGTATCGCGGGCGGCGATGGCCCCGGCGACCGCGGTGCCGTGCCCGTCGCAATCGGTGAGTGGGTCGGCGTCCTGCGGAGTGACAAAATCGGCGATCGGTTCCACTCCGCCGAGCCTCGGGTGGTCGCTGACCCCGGTGTCGATGACCGCCACTTTCACCCCGCGCCCGGTAGGCCGGGCCGCGGAAGTTGAGCCCGCGTGGTCGGCGGGCTTTCCCGGCCCTGCTTCCCGCATCTGGGCAGGAATCCCCACCACGCAGGGCACATCGGGCTCAAGCGCCACGGCGGGTTGCCCCGCGTAAGGGAGCACACAGCAGCTGGTCAACACGCCGGCGCACGCCCAGCGGGCTAAGCGAATACGCCTCTTCACTAGCCCAACCCCCTAATCGCGGTGAACACGCCGGCCGCGTGGGCGGCCAGCGGGATGGCAGTGGCCAGGGCCAGCGTCTCGGCGCGCTCCAGCCAAGCCAGGGTAGTCGGCTCCGGTTCCTGCAACCTGGGGCCCCACAGGCCGAAGGTTGCCAAGATGCACGCGAGCGCGATGCTCACGCCCATGGCCCACCAGTGAGTAGCCGTTAACGCGACGCTTAAAGATGCGGCCAGACAGATGCTGACCTGGGCCAGCAACGCCCTGGCGTCGACGTGGCGCGCCGCGTGCATCGCGAAGCTGGCGGCCAGGCAGAGACTGAGCCCCAGCCAGATCTCAGGGCGCGACGCGGCCCTTGCAGCTGCAGCCCCAGCGAGCAGCTCGACGACGGTGACTGCTGCAGCTGCGACGACGATCGCGGCGTAGACGTCGCGCCCGACACGCGCCCGTTCGTCGGAGTGGTTCTGCGCCGGCTCCTCACAGAAGACGGACTCGCCAGCGGCAGGCAGGCGTGGGGCCCGCAAGTCCGCGATCTTGCTCGCTATCGTGGGTGCCGCCCAGCAACTGGCGACGCCGATGCCGAGCGCGCAGGTCAGCGCAGGAAGCGGGCCGGCAGCCCACAGCGTGAGCGCGGCTAGGCCCGCTGCGACGGTGAGGATCGCGACGGCGGCGAAGACCGGGCGGTTAAGGCACGCTGGGCGCACGAGCGCGACGAAAAGCGTGCCTAAGATGGCGCTGGAGAAACAGGCGAGAGCGACTGCCGGGGGCGAGTCGGTGACCCCGGCTGGTGCCACGGGCAGCGCGGCCGGGTCGGTGACCCAGGCACCGGCAGAAGCAGCGCCCAGCAGCGGGATGACGTCCGCAAGCGCGCTGAGATCCCGACGCCAGGCGAGGACCGTGAGGCCCACAAGCGCGGCAGCTGCCGCGGCGATCCACCAGGAAACGACGTGCGCGAGGGCCACCCCGATGCCTGCCACTCCGGTGACCACGATCGCCTGCATTACCGCCGCCGCAACCGCCGTCGAAGTGGCGCGCGCGGTAACGACGAGCGCCTCGGCCGCGTCCCGTGGCACCGGAGTGGAACGGGCGCGGTGCGGCTCCAGGACGACCACCGCGCCGTCATAAATCCCCGCGCTGCCCAGCGGCTCATGCGGGTCGATCGGTACGCCGGCCGCGGTGACTGCCTGCCACGGGCGGGTAGCCGGCGGTGCCCCGACCAGCCACGCGACCTCCTCGGCGACGTCCGCGATCGAGCTGCTCGCCGGGATAGCAAGCTCCGCCTCCCGGAAGAAGTGTTCGACGTGCACCCGAAGGCACACGCGCACGACGTGATCGACGGCCATAAAATCCCCCTTTTTTAAAAAAGCCCCCAACGTAGCTACCCATCATGGCCTACACTTGCGCCCGTGTCCACAGCTATGCGTTAATTTGTGGGACGAGCCAGAAAGTTTTGTGCTTTAGCCGCGCGCTTCGGGGGAAGACCGCTCAGCTACGCGCGGCACGAGGGGGAATATGAGTAGTGAGCTTTCCGCAACGCGCCCGCGCTGGCGCACCGTCCACCCGGTTGCGCCGGCGACGCGCGAGCCCGCGCCGCCCGCCCCGGAAGGGGCCCTGGCCATGGAGAAGATCCCCGGGATCGACCCGCCGCAACCAGTTCCGTTGATCCGGATTCTGCTTCCGGTGGTGATGGTCGCGGCCATGCTCGCCATGGTGTTTGTGATGGTGCGGATGGCCGGCACCATCCACCCGATGTTTCTCATCCTGCCGGTCATGATGGCTATGAGCATGATGTCTATGTTCGGCGCTCCGGCCGGGCGCAACGAGGATGAGACCCGGCGGGTGTTCCTGCGCCACCTTGCTGAGCTGCGCGCCGCAGGGCTTCGTAATGGGCAGGTACAGCGAAGATTTGAAGAATACCTCAACCCGGCGCCCGAAAACCTCTGGGCGATCGTGGCGGGCCCGCGGCTGTGGGAACGCAGGGCAGAAGACCCCGATGCCCTGCACGTACGCCTAGGGGTGGGCCCCACCCGCCTAGCCACTCCGGTGGAGACTCCTGAGGTAGGCGCTCCCGAGGACCTGGATCCCGTGTGCGCCGTCGCCGCGCGACACACGGTGCGCTCCATTGAGACCGTCGAAGAGCTGCCTGTGGTAGTCAACCTCGCCGCTTTCAGCGTCGTCTCACTCGCCGGCACCGACGCCCGGGCGACCGCCCGGGCACTCGTCTGCCAGCTAGCCTTTCACCGACTGGAAGTGGCCGAAGGGGCCACGGACTGGGAGTGGCTGAAGTGGCTCCCGCACAGTCGGGATCCACAGGCCGCGGCATTCCGCATCCTCGTGGTGGACAACGTGCCTACGACCGGCACCGAGGCCTGCCTCACCGGCGATGACTACACCTGTGTGCTCGAGGTCGGCGACGGCGCACCCACGGCGTTGCGCACGCTGGCCCAAGACGAGGGACTAGCGCTGACTGTCGGCGCCGAACTTCACGCCCACACGAGCGGCGGCCCAGAGAAACTAGGAACGCCCGACTTCGTTTCGGCGGCCCAGGCGGGGCATCTCGCCCGCGCTATAGCCGCGTGCCGCCGGCCGGGCGTAGCCCGCGGCGCCGCAGCAGGAGACCTCCTCGACCTCCTTGGGCTGAAGGGGCTCACCCACCCCGGGGCTTTCGAGTTGTGGCGCCAGCCGCCGCGCCCGGTCTTCCTCGACCTGCGGGAGTCGGCACACGGAGGAATGGGCCCGCACGGGCTGTGCATCGGTGCCACCGGATCCGGAAAGTCTGAGCTCTTACGCACCCTGGTAGCGGCCCTGGCGGCGACGCATTCCCCGGACGACCTCAATTTTGTGTTGGTGGACTTCAAAGGCGGGGCCACGTTCCTGGGGCTGGACCGACTCCCGCATACCTCCGCGATGATCACTAACCTAGCCGAAGAAGCAGTACTGGTCGAGCGGATGCATGACGCGATCTCCGGGGAGCTCAACCGCCGCCAGGAGATGTTGCGCGCCGCCGGCGGGGTGCCCAACGTGACCGAGTATCGGCAGCTCCGTGCCCAGCGCCCGGAATTAGAAGCCATGCCGGCGCTCGTGATCATCGTCGATGAGTTCTCGGAGCTGTTGGCCAACCACCACGACTTCGCCGACCTCTTCGTGGCGGTCGGCCGGCTGGGGCGCTCGCTCGGGGTGCACCTGCTTCTGGCCAGCCAGCGCCTAGAGGAAGGGCGGATGC
Protein-coding sequences here:
- a CDS encoding PRC and DUF2382 domain-containing protein, translated to MANEHQLKELFDATAFDNEGEKLGSVKEIFVDDNTGDPTFVEVSHGLFGMSSSLVPLRGASFDAGELKLAFVKDRIKDAPDLDSDRNLTSEQQEELYRHYGVADAPGIAGFHHDEPREEAHDEAHDEAHDGPAGVGAAGADAEAGGKHAVVEEKAPSREADPSAAATEPAGQPDEVVRAEERLNVDKDRVASGEARLRKYVVEDTETVEVPVTREEVRLERTPISAEEAKNYTGTIGEEEASVTLHEERVNVNKETVPVEKVSLKKDQVEDTETIQETVRKEQFDTDGVDPNAPQK
- a CDS encoding FAD-binding oxidoreductase — protein: MAVSGTVRKIVASITDALPIGRGVDYRPVTPVGWFAHEQAVAKLTESFAQIPPAERVHLAKSTSNLFRGRSGRGKGLDVSGLDGVIAVDPVERTADVQGMCTYEDVVDATLPYGLVPTVVPQLKTITLGGAVTGMGVESSSFRAGLPHEAVLEMDVLTGTGEVVTCSPDKNVDLYRGFPNSYGSLGYAVRLRIQLDPAAKFVELRHVRYHSAAQLAGDLEHICRDKEFAGQRVDFLDGVAFSPNELYLSLGRTTEEAGPVSDYTRTKVYYRSLQHPSGVLRDRLTLRDYLWRWDIDWFWCSRAFGAQSELGRALWPRALRRSSFYWKLIGLDRKYDIEHRLTCARRGEPHRERVVQDIEITTDKVAEWLEWFFAACDIQPVWLCPIRLREGASALVGTGEVVASAESPWPLYPLQPGKTWVNVGFWSAVPGDHMGADSSPGAFNRRIEEEVHRLGGHKSLYSEAFYTRAQFAELYGGDLPERLKAVYDPAARFAGLYEKTVGGA
- a CDS encoding DNA-directed RNA polymerase subunit alpha → MLISQRPALSEEVVDDSRSRFIIEPLEPGFGYTLGNSLRRTLLSSIPGAAVTSVKIDGVLHEFTTISGVKEDVSDIILNVKSLVLSSDSDEPVVMYLTKEGPGEVTAADIQPPAGVEIHNPDLHIASLNEQGSLTIEFVVERGRGYVPAATASGEIGRIPVDQIYSPVLKVSYKVEATRVEQRTDFDKLIIDVETKNSISARDAMASAGGTLVELFGLARELNTQAEGIEIGPSQQETEYLAAYGMPIEELNFSVRSYNCLKRQEIHTVGELAECTESDLLDIRNFGQKSINEVKIKLAGLGLTLKDAPEDFDPTQLEGYDAETGGFIDDEAEDTE
- a CDS encoding SAM-dependent methyltransferase, with the protein product MAAPQDVMTVGEIIDALIEKPNPFYWKAFDGSTAGSPDARYTVRITSPEGLSYIATNPGDVGLARAWVTGGLEVEGEHLAHPYGVFDSLQKLYGNFRKPGFKEITRIYRSLRKMGALQIQPIPEAEEASFLERSLREGLSRHSKQRDKDVISAHYDVGNEFYELFLGDSMTYTCAYYPHQDATLDEAQENKYRLIFEKLRLNEGDWLLDIGCGWGGMARFAGKRGVHVIAVTLSREQAEWAQAAVVRDGLEGLVDVRFQDYRDVPEEGFDAISSIGLLEHVGVKNYASYFEFLSGKLRPGGLMLNHCITYPDNHKTRKGEFIDRYIFPDGELTGSGTVIRKMQDHGFEVLHEENLRHDYQHTLHDWCENLKANWDRAVELAGLETAKLWGMYMAGSEWGFEHNIVQLHQVLGVKLDEKGSRAGVPDRMWWQP
- the truA gene encoding tRNA pseudouridine(38-40) synthase TruA, whose product is MRLRLELAYDGTDFHGWAAQKDPQLRTVEGELTRILELVLREPITLTVAGRTDAGVHALGQVAHLDVSQAALEQRSLDGQPERLVRRIAKLTPSDIVVRACTEAPAGFDARFSALRRRYRYRVTTALSGPAPTHARDTASYAKPVDLQRMNQAAEQLTGLNDFAAFCRAKPNATTIRDLQEFSWRDISTPTEPSLYEATVVADAFCWSMVRSLVGCCLAVGEGRRTTEFAASLLAQSTRSSAIPVAPARGLTLLGVEYPPDAELAHRADSTRAKRHPGMLDGGGC
- the rplQ gene encoding 50S ribosomal protein L17, encoding MPTPKKGRRLGNSAANQRKILADLAASLFEHGSIKTTDAKAKALRPYVEKLITKAKRGTLADLRQVARKVPNKAILQHLFDDLAPKFEGREGGYTRIVKLENRTGDNAPMSQISLVLDPVEAKKTSRADRVAASQQAEAAKSEEAEEADASAAESEDAEAEVEAEDAEKADEAVAEDAAEKSEDGSEAEQK
- a CDS encoding type VII secretion protein EccB, coding for MGVQVVTDNGIRHRVPDEGAAAALGLPEPTGGWWPALRLLPEGPPLDAATARQVVVPSARP